The Glycine soja cultivar W05 chromosome 4, ASM419377v2, whole genome shotgun sequence genomic sequence TAAAGAGTAGCTGTCTAAAGTAtccttaaatgaaaataaataacaaaatcaagCCACATTATCTAACTCCAGTAAGTACCTAAAGGATTAAGATGCTGCCAAGAGGACGAATTGGTGTGAATAGCTTGTCCAAACTGGGGATGTAATGTATTACTAATGCCAGCGTCTAAACTACTCCTCGGATTCATTTGGCCATTCAGATCCATGTTTGCGGAATGCAGAAGGGTCGAAGTTGGTGTTAACATATCAACAACCGTGCAATGATGTGATTGTTGATCTCTGAGTTCCAAATTAAAGAAGAGGGATAAACAATTTTACTCAAATTTAATTAGTAGGGTGTGACAAACGGATCAATgccaataaaaattataaagtacCTGACAAGAGCAGTGTCATAAACATTCGCAAAGTTCAGAGTCTGGACATGTAGTGGATCACCCTGTGGAAACCAATCTACTGGGTTCTTTGAGGCTCTGGAAATAAATCCATTTACATCTACAGTTTTTGCAGCATGTACctaatcataataattaaattatagttgCAAGTTGCAATCCATAGTTCTAAGTTTAATAACATGATCACAATTGTTGTAAGTTGTAACCGTTGTAATCGTGTGCCATGCATGATTATAAATAGTACCCCGCCTCCCcccaaatatttgttttaagaaaTACAGTtatagttattagaggggtgttcAACATACATTTATATGTTCATTCAGGGAGTGtaggattttaaaatattattttaacatatagATTTAAAGATTAGatataaatattatcatttatcatatttctttataagatttttatgataatataaattttaatggatttatatcataaaagtttgaattttttttttataaatttgtaagaTTTGAAAGGAttctctaaatttttaaaaacgcattcaaaattatgaattagtaaaataataatgatgagatttgaaaaaaaaaactaatataatttttttaatcttttaataactATATTGATTCTAACTTTATATCCTCCTATATTCACATTTCTTGCAATAGTATCTTAGACATGTCTAAAATTAtacattaacttttttatttttttaattataataattatttcataataaatctAATGATATGTTTAAATAGGGTGTATTAATAAACATATACTAAAAGGAATAGTGAGGATGGAAAATTAGTAGAATAAATACTAAGTTATGTGGATGACAAAATTAGGAGTGACAGTCACGAAAACATTTTATCAAACATGTGATAGACATAGTATGTATAAGAAAAACATGATTAGTCTTAGATAtacaacaaatatttatttaatttagaaaacaaagaaaaaaagtataaagGAGAGGATATTTGACATTTCttacttcaaaaaaataaaagaaatatatatgacaCATATCTTAAAGAGTATTAAAAAGAGGAGAAAGTATATctgatgagagaaaaaaaaagtctaataacaattagaaaaaaaaaaaaaatctaacaaaatCTTAAGTGTTTAGATGAGATTATTTGATAAATGTTTTATACTGAAAAGTCTTATGAGATCCATCAAAatcattcttaaaaataattaatttaaatttgtatatttttgaaTACCCAAagactttttataatttataagaaaatttaattgaatatcatcaaattttgttgtctctcttaaaaatcttaaaagttttaattaaatactaGAAGATTAGGACTCTTtcataaaaatcttttaaaattctaattcaaTACACCCAACATCTAAATTCTAAAGGAATTGTCTAGATAACCGTGTTAATAAATTCTATTACAAATCTAATTTAAGTCTTATAATcacttataagagaaaaaaataaaaattaaaaaataaacttttctcataaactaaaataagttaatttgtaaaaaaaaaaaaaagttaacttttctaaaattaatttttaacttatgcatagaataattttaatttatgaaaaaactttatttttattttttataataattttatagcaTATGAAATATATCATGCATGATCTtaaatattactttatttttatttatatatccaaaataaatatttttgtgtatAGAATGATGACAATGAGGTTTCAAACTACTCAAATCTCTTACTACAAGACCAATCCTAGTATGAGTTTATATATCCAACATATCTAAGCAGAAAAAATATATCAGCAAATTGAACAAACTTCTTGTTGGtaagattttttaagaatacATTGGAACGATGGTGGTTAGGAATTGTTATAAAGCTAGTGAGCCTAACCATATCTTTATATACCTGTGGAGAATGAGTGGCATGAGAATTGTACTCCTCCAAAACACACTGTGCAAGCCAAAAAATTTGTAAGTTGTCTTTTAATTTGAAGacatttcataatttattagtATGATGtacataaaaataatagcaGGTTAGAAGTAGTAGTAAATTTATTGTGTGGCTACAAGTAATGGTAATTAAGCAATTGGAGTATTGGACTTACCTTTCGCAGTTGCACTTGTTTTAGAGTATCCCGAAGGACATATTCACGATATTCAGCCTCGCTGAGCGTTGTGATCTCTGAAGGATCACCTTCAAATATCCTAAAAAATAGTGTGAAACAATGGTGAATTAATTATATTCTCTCATCAACATACCAgaatttggttttggttttgatttAATTGATTTGTAAGCAATGATAAATTCAAAGGAACCTTAGTCGCTTCTCCATCTCTTCCAATTGAGACTTGCAAGTGAAAATTTCTCTTCGAAGATCCTGAAGCTCGCATAAAACAATCAGTCGAACACAAATATATAAGATCAATTGAAGCTGGAAATAGATTTATCAGATTATACACAGTGTTTGTTAACAAATACCTCAATTTGGGAATCTGAAGTCATTGAGCTGCATTACAACAcgataaaattgtaaataatcaaATGCCAAACAACTTCATcagtaaataattaatcaaaaataCCAAATAATACCTAGGGGCTTGACATATTTGACCAGCTTCATCTTTCAACTTACTAAGCAACTTTTGAATGTGCTACAGAgacaatgaaaattttaaatttcaaagtaatACTTCTAATTAAAATCGATGTTCAGTTCAAAACCTTATGTGATGCAAGACTAATTAAAGTACCTCTTTATTATGCATCCTTTAGAGTTTCACGGCAACAAGAGTTTAAATTAAGCCCACATGGTCGATAAATCAAAGGTGGCAACATTAGGATAAACTGATTAACTAGTATCAGGTATCAGAAGTTAAAAATACACAAGCTCTTACCTTCCGTGTTCACCCTCCGAAAGATTAACATATCGTTCTAGAATTTCTTCAATGctttaaaacatatatttcaGAAAAATAGCGAGTCATTAGATTTTTCAATAAAGAACAAAGCTTTTGAAATAGAATAGACAAAATCAATTAACGAATAATCTTCTAGATTAACTTAGATTTAACTCCACCTAATCGAGAAgacaagtaaaatataaaaataaaaatgaaaagaaaaagatatccATCTTTAGcttaaattaaatatcttacaaaattaattttataaagataCCTTAATTACTATGTGCTAAATTTCGTAAATTTAACTCATTTTAAGATCTGAGATGTCCGATCTACCTTCATCCAACGGTTAAAATTCAGCAACTGTATATGATTGCATGGAAATTTTGACAGCACCGAATCCAGTTCCcacacacacaacacaacacatgcAATAGAAATAAGCAAACCTTTTGTTGCCAGAGAAGAAAGTGGCTCTTCCTGATGGGGAAAACATGATGAGAGCCACATCAACATCACAAAGAACAGAAAGTTCGTAAGCTTTCTTGATGAGTCCATTCCTCCTCTTGGAGAAAGTGACTTGCCTATTGGTTGTGTTCTCAATCTTTTTGATCGGAAGCTTCACTCTCCCCATATTTCACCTGTTCTCACCATAAATAAAAAGCCTATCAGATAAATATATAGGAAAAGGAAACACAACCCCTCATAAATGAGAGGTTGAACCAAAGGCggtgaaaatagaagaaaacaagggaaaaagaggaagaaatgcAGGAGATAGGTTTTGTCTGTATCGGGCCATTAATAAAAGGTGACGCAAGAGGGTTAAGAGATCGCGGTTTGTATGCAGATAACTTGAAGAGCATATTAAGCACgtaattaatttctattaatCTTGAATCTCCCTGTTAACATGTTTATTTTCTTACCTTGGTGCCTAGTGCTGCAACATGCATCTCACAAAAACCGATTTAAAAGAGGTGGTGAGTGTCAAATCAATGAATATTGCAGCGAAGAGGAGTGGAATATAAACACCACtttcaacttttttattatCACTTTATGATATTTATGCTTCTTTCACTTTCTCTTCTCAGGTATTAAATAGGATGATGAGTATAGCTGTCATAAATACGAGAAGAGAGAGAATTTGTCCCGAGAAAACTTGCACAAGAAGCTGTAACACTAGCTAGTTCATGCTGAGAAGCAAAGATCaacaacttttgtttttttgttactaGTTACGAGTGAAGGCCATGGCAGAGTTGGGTAGATGCCAAAAATGGGACTGCTTGAGAGGGTGAAAGGGACAAGCTTGCGGTGGTTTAAAGCGTGATGGAAGATGGAGGACGATTGCGCGTAAGTAATGgaagatttttttcaaataaataagagtTACAGAAGAAGTCATTGCCACGTCTtcaattttcttgttttctgtGATGTGTGATGCTATTCTCAAATTTTCGCACTTACCGTGCGTCTCGCTGTTTGTTTCAGTGGGGCCGCCTATTGGTAGTGACTTCCCTGGGTTTTATAGATTTTGAAGGGAGTGAAAATCATGATgcggtgaattttttttaaattacgggtatttaatctttttttgggtgatttttaaaaacaatttactaAAAAGAATTGATCTTCAAACTATTTACTTGTGGAAATTTTTTGTCACATCAGATGTGAGTGACATGAGTTAAAATAACATCATCAGTTTATGTTTTGTTATAAATAATATCATCTTAATTTATATCATTCTTTTCAGTGGACTTGTCAGACCACATGTCATGCCATAGGTTCTGATAGccgaaaaaaataacaaaataggaTGATATCACCCACTACATAACAAAAGATGAACGGTTGACATAGAACAAGATGATGTGACTTGATCTCATAATCTCCTTTCAACCCTATTTGTGTTTCCACATCTATTgattttctcacttttttctttttcctaccCACAACTCTGCCTTCCATTCCTCACCCAACAAAACTTAGGACATGTTTGATAATacaagaaatgaaaaattataatttatttcattatattttttcttttataaattacttaaacaatggaaatgatattttaattcatttcatttcaattcattctactCAATTATATTCTGATACACTTTGTTCTGTTATTCATTATCAATCCAAACATAATCTTATATTGATTGTTTGgccattattatttatttattttatgttacaaatatttatttaattgaaaaataaaaatatgtgaagTTGACATGTTGCTTAATTGTGACGTCACTATCAATTTTGTTCCATTTCACCACATTATATTGttgaatagaattttttttagcagGGTCTATacaatttttctctcctttcaccgTATaccaaataactaaaatttctcATTTCAATCCTACTATTGTTCTTTCCCATTTTATTCTCTCGCAAATCCAACCAGCCAAATGTAGCCttttagagaaaagaaaataaagtaaataaaaaacacGAATTGACTTTTATTTATCattgaatcattatttatatttccttttttctctattttattttattttaatttatttaaaaaccaaTAAAGATTGATTGAAGAATAAATAGAATGTTTTGTAAATCTAAAATCATTGATCTAAACATGCTatcaatttaaacaaaaataaagttgaagtatGATCAAAATGAGTTAATTACCTCCCACCATTAAAAAGCTTATGTGTTCAATTTATAGATTTATGTCCATCATAGAATTCAATtcaaaaaccttttgttttggatacatttttcattaaaaaacttATGAGTTCAATTCATTCTTAGATCCATTTGGTTTTGGCTTTACTCAAACTCTCTCGGTAGTGTGTTTTCTGAAGAAAGGAACAGAGGCACAATAATCTAAAACAAATTATGCGTTCAATTTATAGATTTATGTCCATCATAGAGTCCAATTTAAAAATCTTTTTGCTTTGGACGTGTGATTTGAAGTTTTAAACCTTTTCACTGTAAAcctttaagttttaatttattaaattttatagtatttgtttatttagcttttaacttttataatttctCTTATCTTCTCAATCCGATTTGCTGCATATTTGCAGCATGTTTCCCTATTTCTTGTTTGTACTtgcaaaaaatatcttaattctaGGTCTATGTATTTTAACGACAATTCTATAATTGTGATTTGCTACTTGTTGAATCTTAGGTTTGTCTACTTTCCTTCATTTTAATTGTGAGCTGAAATTTCCTGTATATTTGTAACGCATTAACGTTGCTCGTTAATAACTTCAGTCGAAAACTTTTTCTAAGTTGATTAATATTTAGTTGgtcaattaattttcttatattggACCCATGGGTAGGTTGTAAATagtgcactcttatttttttcattagtcATAACCGAAAAACTTGCAATTCTTTGTGCCCACGACCACTATCGACACACACTTATACACATGACACATGATATATGAACCACGGTCCGCTAGCGGTGGAGTGTTTGGAGTAGGACACATGATATCTTAACACATGACATGACATGACATATTTTAACGGTTTTGCCCCCAAACaggaacattaaaaaaaagaattgcaaAACGGATatggaaaataattaaaattataataacgaCCACCAAATGTTCAACATACCTGTCATTCAAATACCCGTCAATCACACCAAAGGGTTATCTTCATTAAAGAACAGTGAAACCTTCTAGTCTCAACTAAAGTAAGTGATCTACTCTACACACACTTCCGTTTCTTTTCATGCTACCTTGAATTGAATCAATGGCTCTGTTACACCGAGCCATGCGCACTATACCATCCCAGCATCAGCGGTGGCAACATGCTTGGATGCTGCCTCCTCTCACCATTTGGATTTGTGGCATGtaatttttcatcttctttATGGTTCCCTCCCTCCCTTGATCACTCTTTCTCACATattgcctttttcttttctttctttctctatgtTTCTGTTTTACAGTTTCAATCACACTTCGTTATGGTTATTACGGCGATTCATGCATCCTGCTTGGCCCTGCCTCGTCCCGTTTGATGAAGACCAGTTCTGTTTTTGTGAAGCAGCTTCAAGTGTCAAACGAGGACAATAATCAAGTTATTCTCCATGCCTTCAACGAGGAGCCCGAGTTAAGCTCCCAAACTAATTGGACAGTGTCAAATTTCTTCCTTGTTGAAGCGTATAAAAGCAAGGTAACATTGTAACAAGGTTAGGTATGGTTTGGTTTAAAGCAGTTACCCAGAGAATGcttttaaagaaattgattTTTCAACTTCAGGTAATTTCTTTGTGGTTAAATCAGGGCTCCACCATCCGTATGAGGTGGGAAGCACACACTACTAGTAGTTTGGATCAGCTACATGGGATGGTGATCAAAGGTTAGTTGAGGGGAAATCTCATGGCtatctcttccttttcttttctgtgAGTATGAATTTCAGgtttgtcccaagaaccattcTTATTTCGCAGGAGAAAAGAAGTTTGAACTACTACAGCCTAAACAAACGAGCTTCCTCAATGCAATTGCTCTTCGCAAGACTGTTAATGGTAATTGATTCTAGAGTTTCGCTACTTTTTACCTAAAAACTGAGTGAAAGGCTACCTTAGTAACATAAGCAATTAAGCATTGGCTACAattttgaagctttccattaGAATTTGGATACTTTGACTCTGCAAAATCAGTTTGTAAAGTGAAAATAGCTCAAGCCGTAAGCATTACTtgagttttatcttttagtcaATGAAACCGGATTCACCTCCTCACACCTATCGGAGTGAAGGTGTATGAGGCTGCATATTAAGGGTGGTCATGGGTATCTGCAATTAAGGCGGCTTAACACTTTCTATTCCAATTCTTAGAATTTGATGAGGATTATTCTCCACTTGTATACATTATTTTGACTATATTATTAGTTGGCGTGAAATCTCTAATACACTTTCCTCATGACACATGCTGAGAGCACGACATTTGCAAGTGATTTGGAATGCCTAATAGGTCCGATAACAATTTTAGAATAAACTTTGATaccatattaaaattttaatttaggtttAACCTAACTCAAAAACTAGTTCCAGAAGTGAGGGTTGACCCCATTTACTATATATTgttttaatcatattattagTCAATATAGGATCTCTAACATTATTGTGTGAAGTGCGTGTatagttgattttattttaaagaaataatatcACTTTTGTCTAAAAGCTTACAGCAATTATTATTTCTTCCAAAACAAAATTGTTACCAAATATGCATCAAGATCTCTAATTCTATGATTTTACGccaaattatctatgattagCATAGGGCTAATTAAGTATATGGAAATTTTGAAAGAGGCAGGAACATAATCTTGACTTTTGTGAACATTGCTAGGTAAAGAAGCTGAATACAATGTTGAGGAAGATAATATATACCACATTGGGGTTCTAAACATGAATTCCAGGAACATAATATTGACTATGAAAGTTAATGTTTTGGCAAAGGTATATGATACCACCAAAGGCAAGAAGATGTGCTCTACTGCAAATGGATTCTGTAGACTCAGTTTTGTCTTCCCTAATACTCAGTATGTTATTCTTACGGCAACTGGCAAAGTAAGGCATGGCTAACCTTGTCTGACTCATTTATCTTTATGGATCTTCACCAAAGTAATTCAACAATACATGATTACATTTGCATCGATTGATTACAGGTTGATGGGGGATCGTATGTTGAAATTTCTTTTCTGGCTCGTGTGTTGACCTACATATTACTTTTAGGTACAATGATTAAAATTTCTCTTCTAAAGCCTTTggtttaattatactttttgttACTAAAGATGACCTATTTTTCTATGTGTAGGAGC encodes the following:
- the LOC114408752 gene encoding uncharacterized protein LOC114408752 isoform X1, producing the protein MALLHRAMRTIPSQHQRWQHAWMLPPLTIWICVSITLRYGYYGDSCILLGPASSRLMKTSSVFVKQLQVSNEDNNQVILHAFNEEPELSSQTNWTVSNFFLVEAYKSKVISLWLNQGSTIRMRWEAHTTSSLDQLHGMVIKGEKKFELLQPKQTSFLNAIALRKTVNGKEAEYNVEEDNIYHIGVLNMNSRNIILTMKVNVLAKVYDTTKGKKMCSTANGFCRLSFVFPNTQYVILTATGKVDGGSYVEISFLARVLTYILLLGALMIVIYLVLKFLEVHEGGDQNSHAAVDVTYRTSNVVARQTETQPLMQVETNPLTYGTNAKDDEEEDSGASSSSSKELYDEKLCCICYDEQRSSFFVPCGHCATCYDCAQRILDEESIVCPICRRLIHKVRRLYHN
- the LOC114408752 gene encoding uncharacterized protein LOC114408752 isoform X3; this translates as MLGCCLLSPFGFVAFSITLRYGYYGDSCILLGPASSRLMKTSSVFVKQLQVSNEDNNQVILHAFNEEPELSSQTNWTVSNFFLVEAYKSKVISLWLNQGSTIRMRWEAHTTSSLDQLHGMVIKGEKKFELLQPKQTSFLNAIALRKTVNGKEAEYNVEEDNIYHIGVLNMNSRNIILTMKVNVLAKVYDTTKGKKMCSTANGFCRLSFVFPNTQYVILTATGKVDGGSYVEISFLARVLTYILLLGALMIVIYLVLKFLEVHEGGDQNSHAAVDVTYRTSNVVARQTETQPLMQVETNPLTYGTNAKDDEEEDSGASSSSSKELYDEKLCCICYDEQRSSFFVPCGHCATCYDCAQRILDEESIVCPICRRLIHKVRRLYHN
- the LOC114408752 gene encoding uncharacterized protein LOC114408752 isoform X2 — protein: MALLHRAMRTIPSQHQRWQHAWMLPPLTIWICVSITLRYGYYGDSCILLGPASSRLMKTSSVFVKQLQVSNEDNNQVILHAFNEEPELSSQTNWTVSNFFLVEAYKSKGSTIRMRWEAHTTSSLDQLHGMVIKGEKKFELLQPKQTSFLNAIALRKTVNGKEAEYNVEEDNIYHIGVLNMNSRNIILTMKVNVLAKVYDTTKGKKMCSTANGFCRLSFVFPNTQYVILTATGKVDGGSYVEISFLARVLTYILLLGALMIVIYLVLKFLEVHEGGDQNSHAAVDVTYRTSNVVARQTETQPLMQVETNPLTYGTNAKDDEEEDSGASSSSSKELYDEKLCCICYDEQRSSFFVPCGHCATCYDCAQRILDEESIVCPICRRLIHKVRRLYHN